In Saccharomonospora marina XMU15, one genomic interval encodes:
- a CDS encoding PP2C family protein-serine/threonine phosphatase, whose translation MPTTHPRPTDHTTSEAASDKGPRAVNADALATRTDTDTGRTAFAVADGIGDHLLAARAARLVARTAATSAVRLGAVQGLLRAQRELISQFEQAHADAVLVVAVYPPADGDEEVGEIAWVGDCRAYRWNGRVLHQVTTDHTLAEFWRSQGRRPTARMEHIVTGSARTAGENDIGHARIGAGPGRLLLSSDGVHKSLELTAIKDLLAGAASPADAARSLVGAAREHGSTDNATALVVDRLLG comes from the coding sequence ATGCCGACCACCCACCCGCGACCGACCGACCACACCACGTCGGAAGCCGCGAGCGACAAGGGCCCGCGCGCTGTCAACGCCGACGCACTCGCCACCCGCACCGACACCGACACCGGAAGGACAGCCTTCGCGGTGGCCGACGGCATCGGCGACCACCTGCTCGCGGCCAGGGCCGCACGACTGGTCGCCAGGACCGCGGCGACCAGCGCCGTACGGCTGGGCGCGGTGCAGGGCCTGCTCCGTGCCCAGCGGGAACTGATCTCACAGTTCGAGCAGGCCCATGCGGACGCCGTACTCGTGGTCGCGGTCTACCCGCCCGCGGACGGCGACGAGGAGGTCGGCGAGATCGCGTGGGTGGGCGACTGCCGCGCCTACCGGTGGAACGGCCGCGTGCTGCACCAGGTGACCACCGACCACACCCTGGCCGAGTTCTGGCGCTCGCAGGGACGGCGACCAACCGCCCGGATGGAGCACATCGTCACCGGTTCCGCCCGCACGGCAGGCGAGAACGACATCGGCCACGCCCGGATCGGCGCGGGCCCCGGCAGGCTGCTGTTGTCCAGCGACGGCGTGCACAAGAGCCTGGAGCTGACCGCGATCAAGGACCTGCTCGCGGGGGCCGCCTCGCCTGCCGATGCGGCCCGGTCGCTGGTCGGCGCCGCCCGCGAGCACGGCAGTACCGACAACGCGACGGCGCTGGTGGTGGACCGGCTGCTCGGCTGA
- a CDS encoding 3-hydroxyacyl-CoA dehydrogenase NAD-binding domain-containing protein, with product MTESKTIRWEQDSDGIVVLTLDDPKQSANTMNTDFRESLAATVDRLEAERDSISGVVLTSAKKTFFAGGDLNDLIKAGPEHAEEITRSTNEMKANLRRLETFGKPVVAAINGAALGGGLELALACHHRIAADVKGSQIGLPEVTLGLLPGGGGIVRTVRLLGIQNAVLNVLVQGQRHKPAKAQEIGLVHELVGSVDELLPKAKEWLKANPEASVQPWDAKGYKIPGGSPSNPSFAANLPAFPANLRKQLKGAPMPAPRAILAAAVEGAQVDVDTASLIETRYFVSLVAGQVAKNMTKAFFFDLQHINSGGSRPDGYEKFQARKVGVLGAGMMGAAIAYVSAKAGIEVVLKDVSQENAEKGKGYAVKLEEKALKRGKTTKEKSDELLARIKPTADPADFKGVDFVIEAVFESTELKHKVFSEIEGVVNPDAVLGSNTSTLPITGLAEGVQRQEDFIGIHFFSPVDKMPLVEIIRGEKTSDATLAKVFDYTLQIKKTPIVVNDSRGFFTSRVIGTFINEAVAAVGEGVEPASIEQAGSQAGYPAPPLQLMDELTLTLPRKIRQETRAAVEAEGGTWKAHPSEAVIDRMIDEYDRKGRSSGAGFYDYDADGKRVGIWPGLREAFNSGSKTVPFEDLKERMLFAEALETVKCFDEGVLNSVQDANIGSIFGIGFPAWTGGVVQYMNQYEGGLKGFVARARQLAERYGDHFLPPQSLVDKAEKGEIFE from the coding sequence ATGACTGAATCCAAGACCATCCGCTGGGAGCAGGACTCCGACGGCATCGTCGTGCTCACGCTCGACGACCCCAAGCAGTCGGCGAACACGATGAACACCGACTTCCGCGAGTCGCTGGCAGCGACCGTGGACCGCCTCGAGGCGGAGCGGGACTCGATCAGCGGTGTGGTGCTGACGTCGGCGAAGAAGACCTTCTTCGCGGGCGGTGACCTCAACGACCTGATCAAGGCCGGACCCGAGCACGCCGAGGAAATCACCCGCAGCACCAACGAGATGAAGGCCAACCTGCGCCGGTTGGAGACCTTCGGCAAGCCGGTGGTCGCCGCCATCAACGGCGCCGCGCTCGGCGGCGGGCTTGAGCTCGCGCTCGCGTGCCACCACCGCATCGCCGCCGACGTCAAGGGCAGCCAGATCGGCCTGCCCGAGGTGACGCTCGGTCTGCTGCCCGGCGGTGGTGGCATCGTGCGCACCGTGCGGCTGCTCGGCATCCAGAACGCCGTGCTGAACGTGCTGGTGCAGGGTCAGCGGCACAAGCCGGCCAAGGCGCAGGAGATCGGCCTCGTGCACGAGCTGGTCGGCAGCGTGGACGAGCTGCTGCCGAAGGCCAAGGAGTGGTTGAAGGCCAACCCCGAGGCCTCGGTGCAGCCGTGGGACGCCAAGGGCTACAAGATCCCCGGCGGTTCGCCCTCGAACCCGAGCTTCGCGGCCAACCTGCCCGCGTTCCCCGCGAACCTTCGCAAGCAGCTCAAGGGCGCGCCGATGCCCGCACCGAGGGCGATCCTCGCGGCGGCCGTCGAGGGCGCACAGGTGGACGTGGACACCGCCTCGCTCATCGAGACCCGCTACTTCGTGAGCCTGGTGGCCGGGCAGGTCGCCAAGAACATGACCAAGGCGTTCTTCTTCGACCTGCAGCACATCAACTCGGGTGGGTCGCGGCCGGACGGCTACGAGAAGTTCCAGGCCCGCAAGGTCGGTGTGCTCGGTGCGGGCATGATGGGCGCCGCCATCGCGTACGTGTCCGCCAAGGCGGGCATCGAGGTCGTGCTCAAGGACGTCTCGCAGGAGAACGCCGAGAAGGGCAAGGGCTACGCCGTCAAGCTCGAGGAGAAGGCGCTCAAGCGCGGCAAGACCACCAAGGAGAAGTCCGACGAGCTGCTGGCGCGCATCAAGCCGACGGCCGACCCAGCCGACTTCAAGGGCGTCGACTTCGTGATCGAGGCGGTCTTCGAGAGCACCGAGCTCAAGCACAAGGTCTTCTCCGAGATCGAGGGCGTGGTCAACCCCGACGCGGTGCTGGGGTCCAACACCTCCACCCTCCCGATCACCGGGCTCGCCGAGGGCGTGCAGCGGCAGGAGGACTTCATCGGCATCCACTTCTTCTCGCCGGTGGACAAGATGCCGCTGGTGGAGATCATCCGCGGTGAGAAGACCTCCGACGCCACCCTGGCCAAGGTGTTCGACTACACGCTGCAGATCAAGAAGACGCCGATCGTCGTCAACGACAGCCGCGGCTTCTTCACCAGCCGGGTGATCGGCACCTTCATCAACGAGGCCGTGGCCGCGGTCGGCGAGGGCGTGGAGCCCGCGAGCATCGAGCAGGCCGGTTCGCAGGCGGGCTACCCGGCCCCACCGTTGCAGTTGATGGACGAGCTGACGCTGACGCTGCCGCGCAAGATCCGCCAGGAGACCCGCGCGGCGGTCGAGGCGGAGGGCGGCACCTGGAAGGCGCACCCGTCCGAGGCGGTCATCGACCGCATGATCGACGAGTACGACCGCAAGGGCCGTTCAAGCGGCGCCGGCTTCTACGACTACGACGCCGACGGCAAGCGGGTCGGTATCTGGCCGGGGTTGCGTGAGGCCTTCAACAGCGGCAGCAAGACCGTGCCGTTTGAGGACCTGAAGGAGCGGATGCTCTTCGCCGAGGCGCTGGAAACCGTCAAGTGCTTCGACGAGGGCGTGCTGAACTCGGTACAGGACGCCAACATCGGTTCCATCTTCGGGATCGGCTTCCCGGCGTGGACCGGTGGTGTCGTGCAGTACATGAACCAGTACGAAGGTGGGCTGAAGGGCTTCGTCGCACGTGCCAGGCAGCTCGCCGAGCGCTACGGCGATCACTTCCTGCCCCCGCAGTCACTGGTGGACAAGGCGGAGAAGGGCGAGATCTTCGAGTAA
- a CDS encoding flavin-containing monooxygenase, which yields MSTPVAVIGAGPSGLAAARNLRRYGHAYTGYELSDDVGGLWNIDNPRSTVYESAHLISSRTTTEFAEFPMADTVPDYPGHRELLTYFRDFAERFGLREDYRFNTEVTRVEPDGDGWAVTSTGPDGTHTRRHASVLIANGTLSEPAIPTFRGSFDGELLHTSRYKRAKVFEGKRVLIVGAGNSGCDIAVDAVHHAASVDISVRRGYYFVPKYLFGRPADTLNQGRPLPPRLKQAIDSRLLKLFTGDPVRFGFPKPDYKIYESHPVVNSLILHHIGHGDIRVRRDIDRLDGDGVHFTDGERGSYDTIVLATGYHLHYPFVEPKLLNWAGPGSGTAPDLYLNIFSESAPGLFVLGMVEASGLGWQGRYEQAELVAAYLTARERAPGRAAELEARMRGPRPDLTGGYRYLGLERMSYYVNKDAYRRAVRDELTRLGVAPC from the coding sequence GTGAGCACACCTGTCGCCGTCATCGGCGCCGGCCCCTCGGGTCTGGCGGCGGCCCGCAACCTTCGACGCTACGGGCACGCCTACACCGGTTACGAGCTTTCCGATGACGTCGGCGGGCTGTGGAACATCGACAACCCGCGCAGCACGGTCTACGAATCGGCGCACCTGATCTCCTCGCGCACCACCACCGAGTTCGCCGAGTTCCCGATGGCCGACACGGTGCCCGACTACCCCGGCCATCGCGAGTTGCTGACCTACTTCCGCGACTTCGCAGAAAGGTTCGGGCTGCGCGAGGACTACCGGTTCAACACCGAGGTCACCCGCGTCGAGCCGGACGGCGACGGCTGGGCCGTGACGAGCACCGGCCCGGACGGTACCCACACGCGGCGCCACGCGAGCGTGCTCATCGCAAACGGCACGCTCAGCGAGCCCGCGATCCCGACGTTTCGGGGCAGCTTCGACGGCGAACTCCTCCACACCAGCCGCTACAAGCGCGCGAAGGTCTTCGAGGGCAAGCGGGTGCTGATCGTCGGCGCTGGTAACTCCGGGTGCGACATCGCAGTGGACGCCGTGCACCACGCCGCCTCGGTGGACATCAGCGTGCGGCGCGGCTACTACTTCGTACCGAAGTACCTCTTCGGCCGACCCGCCGACACCCTGAACCAGGGCAGGCCGCTGCCACCGCGACTCAAGCAGGCCATCGACTCGCGGCTGCTGAAGCTGTTCACCGGCGACCCGGTGCGGTTCGGTTTCCCCAAACCCGACTACAAGATCTACGAGTCGCACCCCGTGGTGAACTCGCTGATCCTGCACCACATCGGACACGGCGACATCCGCGTGCGCCGCGACATCGATCGGCTCGACGGCGACGGGGTCCACTTCACCGACGGGGAGCGAGGCAGCTACGACACGATCGTGCTGGCGACCGGATACCACCTGCACTACCCGTTCGTGGAACCGAAACTGCTGAACTGGGCAGGGCCAGGCAGCGGCACCGCGCCCGACCTCTACCTGAACATCTTCTCCGAGTCCGCGCCGGGCCTGTTCGTGCTCGGGATGGTCGAAGCCTCCGGGCTCGGCTGGCAGGGGCGTTACGAGCAGGCCGAACTCGTGGCGGCCTACCTGACGGCACGTGAGCGGGCACCCGGGCGCGCGGCCGAGTTGGAAGCCCGGATGCGGGGGCCACGCCCCGACCTGACCGGCGGCTACCGCTACCTGGGGCTGGAGCGGATGAGTTACTACGTCAACAAGGACGCCTACCGCAGGGCCGTACGCGACGAACTCACGAGACTGGGCGTGGCGCCGTGCTAG
- a CDS encoding acyl-CoA dehydrogenase family protein — MINLEVPKKARALVNQARQAAAEVFRPISRKYDRAEHAYPTELDMLASLLDGLNSSGEGGAGAAGVRRNDDDKRNGNRNGGNLSTVLGAIEMCWGDVALLLSMPRQGLGNAAIASVANEEQLKRFSGLWAAMAITEPGCGSDSAAITTTATPDGDDYILNGEKIFVTSGERADAVVVWATLDKSKGRAAIKSFVVEKGTPGFEVVRLEHKLGIRASDTAVLRFDNCRVPKQNLLGSPEIDTKSGFAGVMQTFDNTRPLVAAMAIGVARAALEETKRLLEEAGVKIDYDKPANAQHAAAAAYLQLEADYEAAYLLTLESAWMADNRKPNSLQASMAKAKAGRSVVDITLRCVELAGTLGYTEELLLEKWSRDAKILDIFEGTQQIQQLIVARRLLGKTSAELK, encoded by the coding sequence ATGATCAATCTGGAAGTTCCCAAGAAGGCCCGGGCGCTGGTCAACCAGGCGCGGCAGGCCGCGGCCGAGGTGTTTCGGCCCATCTCGCGCAAGTACGACCGTGCCGAGCACGCCTACCCCACCGAACTCGACATGCTCGCCTCGTTGCTGGACGGGCTCAATTCGTCCGGCGAGGGTGGCGCGGGCGCGGCCGGGGTGCGCCGCAACGACGACGACAAGCGCAACGGCAACCGCAACGGCGGAAACCTGAGCACCGTCCTCGGCGCGATCGAGATGTGTTGGGGCGACGTGGCGCTGCTGCTTTCCATGCCGCGCCAGGGCCTCGGTAACGCCGCCATCGCCTCGGTGGCCAACGAGGAGCAGTTGAAGCGCTTCTCCGGGCTGTGGGCGGCCATGGCCATCACCGAGCCCGGGTGTGGTTCCGACTCGGCGGCCATCACCACGACAGCCACCCCGGACGGCGACGATTACATCCTCAACGGGGAGAAGATCTTCGTCACCTCAGGCGAGCGTGCCGACGCCGTGGTGGTGTGGGCGACGCTGGACAAGAGCAAGGGTCGCGCAGCCATCAAGTCGTTCGTGGTCGAGAAGGGCACGCCCGGCTTCGAGGTCGTCCGGCTGGAGCACAAGCTCGGCATCCGCGCCTCCGACACCGCCGTGCTGCGCTTCGACAACTGCCGCGTGCCGAAGCAGAACCTGCTCGGCTCCCCGGAGATCGACACCAAGTCGGGTTTCGCCGGGGTGATGCAGACCTTCGACAACACGCGGCCGCTGGTGGCAGCGATGGCCATCGGCGTGGCGCGAGCCGCGCTGGAGGAGACCAAACGGCTGCTCGAGGAAGCCGGGGTCAAGATCGATTACGACAAGCCCGCGAACGCCCAGCACGCCGCCGCCGCGGCGTACCTGCAACTGGAGGCCGACTACGAGGCCGCCTACCTGCTGACCCTGGAGTCGGCCTGGATGGCCGACAACCGCAAACCCAACTCGCTGCAGGCGTCCATGGCCAAGGCGAAGGCGGGCCGCTCGGTCGTCGACATCACGCTGCGGTGCGTGGAACTCGCCGGAACCCTGGGCTACACCGAGGAACTGCTGCTGGAGAAGTGGAGCCGTGACGCCAAGATCCTCGACATCTTCGAAGGCACCCAGCAGATCCAGCAGCTGATCGTGGCCCGCAGGTTGCTCGGCAAGACCAGCGCGGAACTGAAGTAG
- a CDS encoding TetR/AcrR family transcriptional regulator, translated as MDEKARKTKRPRDRRQQIAAVASELFRARGYHGVGINDIAAAAGVTGPALYRHFADKQAILAHVLLTGFQEMEAATDAALATAELPTPQQVHTLLERLATSSVERREVAALWRWEGRHLDADSQHLIRTRSAAMLTTWAKVLMRLRPELDPDEAELLCWAGLSVFGSVSVHHTSIARKRFTRLLVDIALRVFHARLPKAREPAEPSQPPLALGAPSRREQLLTEAAELFRRHGFSSVSMEDIGKAAGIAGPSVYRHFPSKASLLGAIGRRAADRLSLAAEHALRTSGPPDEREALRRLARSYVRTLTGPPELLVSFSVDRVHIEERDRCELLRIQRDYVARWVHLLEAVHPELDTRQAKITVHAALTIANDLTRTRRVNSRPNLTAELVALLEAVLDIT; from the coding sequence ATGGACGAGAAGGCCCGCAAGACCAAGCGCCCCCGCGACCGCAGGCAGCAGATAGCCGCCGTCGCCTCCGAGTTGTTCCGTGCGCGCGGCTACCACGGTGTCGGCATCAACGACATCGCCGCCGCCGCCGGAGTCACCGGGCCGGCGCTGTACCGGCACTTCGCCGACAAGCAGGCCATCCTCGCCCACGTGCTGCTGACCGGATTCCAGGAGATGGAAGCCGCCACCGACGCCGCGCTCGCCACCGCCGAGTTGCCGACGCCGCAGCAGGTGCACACCCTGCTGGAGCGGCTGGCGACGAGTTCGGTGGAGCGGCGCGAGGTCGCCGCGCTGTGGCGCTGGGAGGGCCGCCACCTCGATGCCGACAGCCAGCACCTCATCCGCACCCGATCCGCCGCGATGCTCACCACCTGGGCGAAGGTGCTGATGCGGCTGCGCCCGGAGCTCGATCCCGACGAAGCGGAGCTGCTGTGCTGGGCCGGTCTTTCGGTGTTCGGCAGCGTCTCGGTCCACCACACCAGCATCGCGCGCAAACGCTTCACCCGACTGCTGGTGGACATCGCGCTGCGGGTCTTCCACGCCCGCCTGCCGAAGGCGCGAGAGCCTGCCGAGCCGAGCCAGCCACCACTCGCGCTCGGCGCGCCGTCCCGCAGGGAGCAGTTGCTCACCGAGGCCGCCGAGTTGTTCCGCAGGCACGGCTTCTCGTCGGTGAGCATGGAGGACATCGGCAAGGCCGCGGGGATCGCGGGGCCGAGCGTGTACCGGCACTTCCCCAGCAAGGCGAGCCTGCTCGGCGCGATAGGGCGCAGGGCGGCCGACCGGCTCTCGCTGGCCGCGGAGCACGCACTCCGCACCAGCGGTCCCCCCGACGAGCGCGAGGCCCTGCGCAGGCTGGCTCGCTCCTACGTGCGCACCCTGACCGGCCCGCCGGAGTTGCTGGTTTCGTTCTCGGTGGACCGGGTGCACATCGAGGAGCGGGATCGCTGCGAACTGCTGCGCATCCAGCGCGACTACGTGGCGCGATGGGTGCACCTGCTGGAGGCGGTGCACCCAGAACTCGACACTCGCCAGGCCAAGATCACGGTGCACGCGGCGCTGACCATCGCCAACGACCTCACCAGGACCCGGCGGGTCAACTCGCGCCCGAACCTCACCGCGGAACTGGTGGCACTGCTGGAGGCTGTGCTGGACATCACGTAA
- a CDS encoding acetyl-CoA C-acetyltransferase, translated as MSTEAFIYEAIRTPRGKNKGGSLHGTKPIDLVVGLINELKARHPNLDPALIDDIILGVVSPVGDQGADIARGAAIAAGLPDTVAGVQLNRFCASGLEAVNQAAQKVRAGWDRLIIGGGVESMSRVPMGSDGGAMFTDPATNYDSYFVPQGIGADLIATIEGFSREDVDAFAVRSQDKAEAAWAGGYFAKSVVPVRDMNGVTILDHDEHRRPGTTVEALGKLKPSFEGIGEMGGFDAVALQKYHSVEKINHVHTGGNSSGIVDGAALVLVGNEEIGKTIGLAPRARIVATAVTGADPTIMLTGPTPATQKVLQKAGLTIDDIDLFELNEAFASVVLKWMKDLKIPEEKVNVNGGAIAMGHPLGATGAMILGTMVDELERRQARRALVTLCIGGGMGLATIIERV; from the coding sequence GTGAGTACAGAGGCGTTCATCTACGAGGCAATTCGTACGCCTCGTGGCAAGAACAAGGGCGGTTCCCTGCACGGGACCAAGCCGATCGACCTGGTAGTCGGCCTGATCAACGAGCTGAAGGCGCGGCACCCGAACCTGGACCCTGCGCTGATCGACGACATCATCCTCGGCGTCGTCAGCCCCGTCGGCGACCAGGGCGCCGACATCGCACGCGGTGCGGCGATCGCGGCCGGGCTTCCGGACACCGTCGCGGGCGTGCAACTCAACCGGTTCTGCGCGTCGGGCCTCGAGGCGGTGAACCAGGCCGCGCAGAAGGTGCGCGCGGGCTGGGACCGGCTCATCATCGGCGGCGGCGTCGAGTCGATGTCGCGGGTGCCGATGGGCTCCGACGGCGGCGCGATGTTCACCGACCCGGCGACCAACTACGACTCCTACTTCGTGCCGCAGGGCATCGGAGCCGACCTGATCGCCACCATCGAAGGCTTCTCGAGGGAGGACGTGGACGCCTTCGCGGTGCGCTCCCAGGACAAGGCCGAGGCCGCGTGGGCGGGCGGCTACTTCGCCAAGTCGGTCGTGCCGGTCAGGGACATGAACGGCGTGACCATCCTCGACCACGACGAGCACCGCCGCCCCGGCACCACGGTGGAGGCGCTCGGCAAGCTGAAGCCCTCGTTCGAGGGCATCGGCGAGATGGGCGGCTTCGACGCCGTGGCGCTGCAGAAGTACCACTCGGTCGAGAAGATCAACCACGTTCACACCGGCGGCAACTCCTCGGGCATCGTCGACGGCGCCGCGCTGGTGCTCGTCGGCAACGAGGAGATCGGCAAGACCATCGGGCTGGCTCCGCGCGCCAGGATCGTCGCCACCGCCGTCACCGGCGCCGACCCGACGATCATGCTCACCGGCCCGACGCCCGCCACGCAGAAGGTGCTGCAGAAGGCGGGTCTGACGATCGACGACATCGACCTGTTCGAGCTGAACGAGGCCTTCGCGTCCGTGGTCCTGAAGTGGATGAAGGACCTGAAGATCCCGGAGGAGAAGGTCAACGTCAACGGCGGTGCCATCGCCATGGGTCACCCGCTGGGCGCCACCGGCGCGATGATCCTCGGCACGATGGTCGACGAGTTGGAGCGGCGCCAGGCCAGGCGTGCGCTCGTGACCCTGTGCATCGGCGGCGGCATGGGCCTCGCCACGATCATCGAGCGCGTGTGA
- a CDS encoding acetolactate synthase large subunit has protein sequence MNGAQALIRTLVDSGVEVCFSNPGTSEMHFVAALDTVPQMRGVLGLAEGAVTGAADGYARIAGKPAATLLHLGPGLGNGLANLHNARRAHTPIVNVVGDHATYHKAYDAPLESDIEAVAGSLTGWVRRCSSTADVGADAAAAVAASQDAPGQVATLILPADVSWSDGGRPCAPVPPRRAKPVADTTVKAVAELLRTGEPVALLIGGAACRERGLRATSRIAAATGAKPFVETFPARLERGAGVPVVERLGYLAEQVAHQLDGSRHVVVAGARPPVSFFAYPGKASDLVPEGAQVHTLAGVEEDVVAALEELADLVAPGTEPVVSQAQRPELPTGALTPQNWVQVIGASLPDGAIISDEANTSGLLLPGATVGAPRHDVLTLTGGAIGQGIPVAVGAAIAAPDRPVVNLESDGSALYTISALWTQARENLNVTTVLLNNRAYAILRMELQRVGAEGWGPKANELLDLSGPDLDFVKIAEGLGVPASRAATAEELAQQFARAVAEPGPHLIEAMVPPLL, from the coding sequence TCCGCACGCTCGTCGACTCGGGCGTCGAGGTGTGCTTCTCCAACCCCGGTACTTCGGAGATGCATTTCGTCGCCGCGCTGGACACCGTGCCACAGATGCGTGGCGTGCTAGGGCTGGCCGAGGGCGCTGTCACCGGCGCGGCCGACGGCTACGCCCGCATCGCGGGCAAGCCCGCGGCCACCCTGCTGCACCTCGGTCCCGGGCTCGGCAACGGGCTGGCGAACCTGCACAACGCCCGCAGGGCGCACACCCCGATCGTCAACGTCGTCGGCGACCACGCGACCTACCACAAGGCCTACGACGCGCCGCTGGAATCCGACATCGAGGCCGTGGCGGGTTCGCTGACAGGCTGGGTCCGCCGCTGCTCCAGCACCGCGGACGTGGGCGCGGACGCCGCCGCCGCGGTTGCCGCGTCGCAGGACGCCCCCGGGCAGGTGGCGACGCTGATCCTGCCCGCCGACGTGTCCTGGAGCGACGGCGGGCGGCCCTGCGCCCCGGTGCCGCCGCGCCGCGCCAAACCCGTAGCCGACACCACGGTGAAGGCGGTCGCCGAACTGCTGCGCACGGGCGAGCCGGTCGCGTTGCTGATCGGCGGTGCCGCGTGCCGTGAGCGGGGGCTGCGGGCCACGAGCCGCATCGCGGCGGCCACCGGCGCCAAGCCGTTCGTCGAGACATTCCCGGCCAGGCTCGAACGCGGAGCGGGTGTGCCCGTCGTGGAACGGCTCGGCTACCTGGCCGAACAGGTAGCGCACCAACTTGACGGCAGCAGGCACGTCGTGGTGGCAGGTGCTCGCCCGCCGGTGTCGTTCTTCGCCTACCCCGGCAAGGCGAGCGACCTCGTCCCTGAGGGAGCGCAGGTGCACACGCTCGCGGGTGTGGAAGAGGACGTGGTGGCCGCGCTGGAGGAGCTGGCCGACCTGGTGGCACCTGGCACGGAGCCGGTGGTGTCGCAGGCACAGCGGCCCGAGTTGCCCACGGGAGCGCTGACCCCGCAGAACTGGGTCCAGGTGATCGGCGCCTCGCTGCCGGACGGTGCGATCATCTCGGACGAGGCCAACACCTCCGGGCTGCTGCTGCCCGGTGCGACGGTGGGGGCACCTCGGCACGACGTGCTTACGCTGACCGGCGGGGCGATCGGGCAGGGAATCCCGGTGGCAGTCGGTGCGGCGATCGCGGCGCCGGATCGTCCGGTGGTCAACCTGGAATCCGACGGCAGCGCTCTCTACACCATCTCGGCGCTGTGGACGCAGGCGAGGGAGAACCTGAACGTCACCACGGTGCTGCTGAACAACCGCGCATACGCGATCCTGCGAATGGAGTTGCAGCGGGTGGGCGCGGAGGGCTGGGGGCCGAAGGCCAACGAACTGCTCGACCTGTCCGGGCCCGACCTCGACTTCGTCAAGATCGCCGAGGGGCTGGGGGTCCCCGCTTCGAGGGCGGCCACCGCCGAGGAGTTGGCACAGCAGTTCGCGAGGGCGGTCGCCGAACCGGGACCACACCTCATCGAGGCGATGGTGCCGCCGCTGCTGTGA
- a CDS encoding acyl-CoA dehydrogenase family protein: MGFGLAVLNRLAGSKALERAGLIEPVRGVVAAATRNGFRAAGAARRTFKATTRLGKPARPAAAPEADLFDLTPTDEQQLIVETVTEFAAEQLRPAAAQADDSLTPPDGLLGRAAELGVTMLGIPEELGGVGTERSVVTGALVAEALAHGDLGLAVAVLAPSAVSTALVQWGDAEQQATYLPAFVGDNVPVAALALQERVALFDPFRPRASARRTPGGYRLDGVKSLVPRAAQAELFIVSADLEGRGPALFIVEAASAGVSVEAEPAMGLRGAATGRLVLDKVSLPATALLDGGRPQTFTEVVRLSRLGWAALACGTGKAVLDYVIPYVNERQAFGEPVSHRQGVAFQVADIGIELEGMRLVMLRAASRAEQGKPYAREAALARKLATDKGMAIGSAGVQLLGGHGFVKEHPVERWYRDLRAIGVLEGVVLL; the protein is encoded by the coding sequence ATGGGGTTCGGCCTTGCTGTGCTGAACCGCCTCGCCGGAAGCAAAGCGCTGGAGCGCGCGGGGCTGATCGAGCCCGTCCGCGGTGTCGTGGCCGCGGCCACGCGCAACGGGTTCCGCGCGGCGGGAGCCGCTCGGCGCACGTTCAAGGCGACCACGCGGCTCGGCAAACCGGCAAGGCCCGCCGCCGCGCCCGAGGCCGACCTGTTCGACCTCACCCCGACCGACGAGCAGCAACTGATCGTGGAAACGGTGACGGAGTTCGCCGCCGAGCAGTTGCGCCCGGCCGCGGCGCAGGCCGACGACTCCCTCACCCCTCCCGACGGACTGCTGGGCAGGGCCGCCGAACTGGGCGTGACGATGCTCGGCATCCCCGAAGAACTCGGCGGCGTAGGCACGGAGCGGTCGGTGGTCACCGGCGCGCTGGTCGCCGAGGCGCTGGCGCACGGTGATCTGGGACTGGCCGTCGCCGTACTGGCGCCTTCCGCGGTCAGCACCGCACTCGTGCAGTGGGGCGACGCCGAACAGCAGGCCACCTACCTGCCCGCGTTCGTCGGCGACAACGTCCCGGTTGCGGCGCTGGCGTTGCAGGAACGGGTCGCGTTGTTCGACCCGTTCCGCCCGAGGGCATCCGCGAGGCGCACCCCGGGCGGCTACCGGCTCGACGGCGTGAAGTCGCTGGTGCCCCGAGCCGCGCAGGCGGAGTTGTTCATCGTCTCGGCCGACCTGGAGGGGCGCGGGCCCGCACTGTTCATCGTGGAGGCGGCCAGTGCCGGGGTTTCCGTGGAGGCCGAACCGGCGATGGGGCTGCGCGGCGCGGCGACCGGCAGGTTGGTGCTGGACAAGGTCTCGCTGCCCGCGACCGCTCTGCTCGACGGTGGCAGGCCGCAGACCTTCACCGAGGTCGTCCGGCTGTCCCGGCTGGGGTGGGCCGCGCTGGCCTGCGGCACCGGCAAGGCCGTCCTCGACTACGTCATTCCCTACGTCAACGAGCGGCAGGCGTTCGGCGAGCCGGTCAGCCACCGGCAAGGCGTCGCCTTCCAGGTCGCCGACATCGGCATCGAACTCGAAGGCATGCGGCTGGTGATGCTGCGAGCCGCCTCCCGAGCCGAGCAGGGCAAGCCCTACGCACGCGAGGCGGCGCTGGCACGCAAGCTCGCCACCGACAAGGGCATGGCCATCGGCAGCGCGGGCGTGCAGTTGCTCGGCGGGCACGGGTTCGTCAAGGAACATCCCGTGGAGCGCTGGTACCGCGACCTGCGGGCGATCGGCGTGCTCGAAGGTGTCGTCCTGCTCTGA